A single window of Streptomyces cathayae DNA harbors:
- a CDS encoding helix-turn-helix domain-containing protein, which yields MGDHKEQPLRVGAAVRRRRRALDLTLAVVAERSGLSVPFLSQIENERARPSQSSLEKVADALRTTAVELLAAADPACSVDVVRAEDTEPPLEPRVRSLVRGHHQMHASEFTGDHDAGREFQFRNDQLMYVADGAVEIEAEGRAYRLGRGDTLYLTGGVRHRWRATVAETRLIVVAVAEHIEAVRDKPRR from the coding sequence ATGGGCGACCACAAAGAGCAGCCTCTGCGGGTGGGCGCGGCCGTGCGGCGGCGACGCCGGGCGCTGGACCTCACCCTTGCCGTCGTGGCCGAGCGCAGCGGCTTGTCGGTCCCGTTCCTGAGCCAGATCGAGAACGAGCGCGCGCGCCCCAGCCAGAGCTCTCTGGAGAAGGTCGCCGACGCCCTGCGCACCACCGCGGTGGAACTGCTCGCCGCCGCCGACCCGGCGTGCAGCGTCGACGTCGTCCGCGCGGAGGACACCGAGCCGCCGCTCGAACCGCGCGTCCGGTCCCTGGTGCGCGGTCATCACCAGATGCACGCCTCCGAGTTCACCGGCGACCACGACGCCGGGCGCGAATTCCAGTTCCGCAACGACCAGTTGATGTACGTGGCGGACGGCGCCGTGGAGATCGAGGCGGAGGGCCGCGCCTACCGTCTCGGCCGTGGCGACACCCTGTACCTCACCGGAGGCGTCCGGCACCGGTGGCGGGCCACGGTCGCGGAGACCCGGCTGATCGTCGTCGCCGTCGCGGAGCACATCGAGGCGGTCCGGGACAAGCCGCGCCGATGA
- a CDS encoding helical backbone metal receptor — MSSLRIVSLVPSLTEVVALSAPGALVGATDWCTHPADLDAVRIGGTKNPEVERIAALAPDLVIANEEENRPSDLADLRAAGLEVLVTEVRTLPQAFGELARVLTACGVDARPRWLDDAEAAWDAVAPPKTRRTAVVPVWRRPWMVLGQDTFAGDLLSRLGVDHLYADHRERYPRVPLDTLRAAAPDLVVLPDEPYRFTADDGPDAFPGVPCALVGGRYLTWYGPSLAKAATVLPRQLRAARR, encoded by the coding sequence ATGAGTTCCCTGCGGATCGTCTCCCTCGTCCCGTCCCTGACCGAGGTCGTGGCGCTCTCCGCTCCCGGCGCCCTGGTCGGCGCCACCGACTGGTGCACCCACCCGGCCGATCTCGACGCCGTACGGATCGGCGGCACGAAGAACCCGGAGGTGGAGCGGATCGCCGCCCTCGCCCCCGACCTGGTGATCGCCAACGAGGAGGAGAACCGCCCGTCCGACCTCGCCGACCTGCGTGCGGCCGGCCTCGAGGTGCTGGTGACGGAGGTGCGGACACTGCCCCAGGCCTTCGGGGAACTGGCCAGGGTGCTCACGGCGTGCGGCGTGGACGCGCGCCCCCGGTGGCTGGACGACGCCGAAGCCGCCTGGGACGCCGTGGCGCCCCCGAAGACGCGCCGGACCGCGGTCGTGCCCGTCTGGCGGCGGCCCTGGATGGTGCTGGGCCAGGACACCTTCGCCGGCGACCTGCTGTCCCGCCTCGGCGTCGACCACCTGTACGCGGATCACCGGGAACGCTATCCCCGCGTCCCTCTGGACACTCTGCGCGCGGCGGCCCCCGACCTCGTCGTGCTGCCCGACGAGCCCTACCGCTTCACCGCCGACGACGGCCCGGACGCCTTCCCGGGAGTGCCGTGCGCGCTGGTCGGGGGCCGGTATCTCACCTGGTACGGGCCGTCGTTGGCGAAAGCCGCGACGGTGCTGCCCCGGCAACTGCGAGCAGCGCGCCGCTGA
- a CDS encoding LysR family transcriptional regulator has translation MSATDDGRAGSRSVTAGNLAHRVPDLGALELLLAVARIGSLGGAARELGITQPAASSRVRSMERQLGVALVDRSPRGSRLTDAGALVTDWARRIVEAAEAFDAGAQALRDRRDSRLRVAASMTIAEYLLPGWLLALRSQRPDTAVSLLAGNSASVAERLLSDEADVGFVEGVTVPSGLDSAVIAHDRLIVVTAPTHAWARRRRPLATEELATTPLILREKGSGTRQVLDTALGGLARPLIELSSTTAVKAAAVSGAGPAVLSELAVGEELAMRRLTRIPVHGIALARDLRAVWPTGHRPTGPARDLLTLTRG, from the coding sequence ATGAGTGCAACGGACGACGGCCGTGCGGGATCCAGGTCCGTGACCGCCGGAAACCTGGCCCACCGGGTCCCGGACCTCGGGGCGCTGGAACTGCTGCTGGCGGTGGCACGGATCGGGAGCCTGGGCGGCGCGGCACGCGAACTGGGCATCACCCAGCCCGCGGCCAGCAGCCGGGTCCGGTCCATGGAGCGGCAGCTCGGCGTGGCCCTGGTGGACCGCTCGCCGCGGGGGTCGCGGCTGACCGACGCGGGCGCGCTGGTCACCGACTGGGCCCGGCGGATCGTGGAGGCGGCGGAAGCCTTCGACGCGGGGGCACAGGCACTGCGGGACCGCCGGGACTCACGGCTGCGGGTGGCGGCGAGCATGACGATCGCCGAGTACCTGCTTCCGGGCTGGCTGCTCGCGCTGCGTTCGCAGCGGCCGGACACGGCGGTGTCGCTGCTGGCGGGGAACTCCGCGTCGGTCGCGGAGCGGCTGCTGTCGGACGAGGCGGACGTGGGTTTCGTGGAGGGGGTGACGGTGCCGTCGGGCCTGGACTCCGCGGTGATCGCCCACGACCGGCTGATCGTGGTGACCGCACCGACGCACGCCTGGGCCCGCCGCCGTCGCCCGCTCGCCACCGAGGAGCTGGCGACCACCCCGCTGATCCTGCGCGAGAAGGGCTCCGGCACCCGGCAGGTCCTGGACACCGCCCTGGGCGGTCTGGCCCGCCCGCTGATCGAGCTGTCCTCCACGACCGCGGTGAAGGCCGCGGCGGTGAGCGGTGCCGGCCCGGCCGTCCTCAGCGAGCTGGCCGTCGGCGAGGAACTGGCGATGCGCCGTCTGACCCGCATCCCCGTACACGGCATCGCCCTGGCCCGCGACCTCCGCGCGGTCTGGCCGACCGGCCACCGCCCCACGGGCCCCGCCCGCGACCTGCTGACCCTGACCCGCGGCTGA
- a CDS encoding DUF2510 domain-containing protein, whose protein sequence is MTPAPGWYPDPHAPHLERWWDGAAWTGHRRAPDAPGGPVPPSPGGTGRARAVALTAAAAVLVTAVVTGAVLLGDDGTGPETRTGPTGTLSAPAPGSESPAPPAPESASDGDPTVVEDQLNGVTFPLLDGWVRPQHVSRHDVVMTTPGTHDCPGEGSVCRSGMVVSRTVTATDETSPELLAEEDVSEAAEDAFEEDALDQSPYGGIESHEVVKSGPVAVAGRAGYLVRWRVTTGKGPGGHVQSMVFPSSVGTEAPIVVRYVFESGEGAPPLSDMDRITRGIRAVGDADPGGGVGSSVGTRP, encoded by the coding sequence ATCACGCCCGCACCAGGCTGGTATCCCGACCCGCACGCCCCGCACCTGGAACGCTGGTGGGACGGCGCGGCCTGGACCGGGCACCGGCGTGCCCCCGACGCCCCCGGCGGGCCGGTGCCCCCGTCTCCCGGCGGCACCGGCCGTGCCCGGGCCGTCGCCCTCACCGCGGCGGCGGCCGTGCTCGTCACCGCGGTCGTCACCGGCGCGGTGCTGCTGGGTGACGACGGCACCGGCCCGGAGACCAGGACCGGCCCCACCGGCACGCTGTCCGCCCCCGCACCGGGCAGCGAGAGCCCCGCACCGCCCGCACCGGAGTCCGCGTCCGACGGCGACCCCACCGTCGTCGAGGACCAGCTCAACGGCGTCACCTTCCCGCTCCTCGACGGCTGGGTCCGGCCGCAGCACGTCAGCCGGCACGACGTCGTCATGACCACCCCCGGCACCCACGACTGCCCCGGCGAGGGCAGTGTCTGCCGCTCCGGCATGGTCGTCTCCCGCACGGTGACCGCGACCGACGAGACGTCCCCCGAACTGCTCGCCGAGGAGGACGTCTCCGAGGCGGCCGAGGACGCCTTCGAGGAGGACGCCCTCGACCAGAGCCCCTACGGCGGCATCGAGTCCCACGAGGTCGTCAAGTCCGGTCCGGTCGCGGTGGCGGGCCGTGCCGGATACCTCGTCCGCTGGCGCGTCACCACCGGCAAGGGGCCCGGCGGCCACGTGCAGTCGATGGTCTTCCCGTCCAGCGTCGGCACCGAGGCGCCGATCGTGGTCCGCTACGTCTTCGAGAGCGGCGAGGGCGCCCCGCCCCTGTCCGACATGGACCGCATCACCCGGGGCATCCGCGCGGTCGGCGACGCGGATCCGGGCGGCGGAGTGGGCAGCAGCGTCGGTACCCGCCCGTGA
- a CDS encoding amino acid deaminase/aldolase, whose product MTVRALDRARYDQATAHLDAPLAIVDLDAFDANADDLLRRAGGKPVRVASKSVRCRALLERVLAREGFAGIMSFTLAESLWLARSGFDDVLLAYPSADRAGYAELTADPKAAAAVTVMVDDPAQLDLIDAARAGGGEVVRVCLELDTSLKLLGGRVRVGALRSPLHSPAQVAETARAVVRRPGFELVGIMAYEGHVAGVGDAVAGQPLRSRAVRLMQAAARRELAGRRAAVVRAVREVAPGLEFVNGGGTGSVQFTAEEDAVTEVAAGSGLYVPRLFDNYTSFTGRPAALFALPVVRRPGVGAVTVLGGGYPASGTAGADRLPVPWLPEGLRYDPREGPGEVQTPLLGPPADDLLIGDKVWFRHAKAGELCERFDALRLIEGGEVTATVPTYRGEGMTFL is encoded by the coding sequence ATGACTGTGCGCGCCTTGGACCGGGCCCGTTACGACCAGGCCACCGCCCATCTCGACGCCCCGCTCGCGATCGTGGATCTGGACGCCTTCGACGCCAACGCGGACGATCTGCTCCGCCGGGCCGGTGGGAAACCGGTCCGGGTGGCGAGCAAGTCCGTGCGCTGCCGCGCCCTGCTCGAACGGGTCCTCGCCCGGGAGGGTTTCGCGGGGATCATGTCGTTCACTCTCGCCGAGTCCCTGTGGCTGGCCCGCTCCGGTTTCGACGACGTCCTGCTCGCGTATCCCTCCGCCGACCGCGCGGGCTACGCCGAGTTGACCGCCGATCCCAAGGCCGCCGCCGCCGTCACCGTCATGGTCGACGATCCGGCGCAGCTGGACCTGATCGACGCCGCGCGCGCGGGCGGCGGTGAAGTGGTACGGGTCTGCCTGGAGTTGGACACCTCGCTGAAGCTGCTCGGCGGCCGGGTGCGGGTCGGGGCGCTGCGTTCCCCGCTGCACTCCCCCGCCCAGGTCGCCGAGACGGCACGCGCGGTGGTCCGGCGCCCCGGGTTCGAACTGGTGGGGATCATGGCGTACGAGGGCCATGTCGCGGGCGTCGGTGACGCGGTGGCCGGGCAGCCGCTGCGCTCCCGGGCCGTGCGGCTGATGCAGGCCGCCGCACGGCGGGAACTGGCCGGGCGGCGTGCGGCGGTGGTGCGGGCGGTACGGGAGGTCGCGCCCGGGCTGGAGTTCGTCAACGGCGGTGGTACGGGCAGTGTGCAGTTCACCGCCGAGGAGGACGCGGTCACCGAGGTCGCGGCGGGTTCGGGGCTGTACGTGCCGCGGCTGTTCGACAACTACACGTCGTTCACCGGGCGTCCGGCGGCACTCTTCGCCCTGCCCGTCGTACGGCGTCCGGGCGTGGGTGCGGTGACGGTGCTCGGCGGCGGCTACCCGGCCTCCGGCACGGCCGGCGCCGACCGGCTGCCGGTGCCCTGGCTGCCCGAGGGGCTGCGCTACGACCCGCGGGAGGGACCCGGCGAGGTCCAGACACCGCTGCTGGGCCCGCCCGCCGACGACCTGCTGATCGGCGACAAGGTGTGGTTCCGGCACGCCAAGGCGGGCGAGCTGTGCGAGCGGTTCGACGCGCTGCGGCTGATCGAGGGCGGCGAGGTGACGGCGACCGTGCCGACGTACCGCGGCGAGGGCATGACGTTCCTCTGA
- the mycP gene encoding type VII secretion-associated serine protease mycosin: MRTATARAATLSTLLAATLALLPVTAAHADGIRARQWSLDALHTQEAWRTTQGDGVVVAVLDTGVDADHPDLAGNVLEGKDLVGFGAESGDRAWARHGTAMAGIVAGHGHGPGNAEGVLGIAPGAKILPVRVILEDGDPSRAEARRTRGNALAEGIRWAADHGADVINLSLGDDSASAHPESGEDEAIQYALRKGVAVVASAGNGGEKGDRVSYPAAYPGVIAVTAVDRYGTRAPFSTRRWYATVSAPGVDVIIADPDRKYYEGWGTSAAAAFVSGAVALVRAAHPDLTPAQLKSLLEDTARNAPADGRDDSRGFGFVDPAAAIEAAARLKPEGLKPVAHGDKHFGPGPETAESDGDTADWAAPLAGGAGGVLLVATVVLWRGRRTSREDV; this comes from the coding sequence ATGAGGACCGCGACCGCCAGGGCCGCGACCCTGAGCACCCTCCTCGCCGCCACCCTCGCCCTGCTCCCCGTCACCGCCGCGCACGCCGACGGCATCCGCGCCCGGCAGTGGAGCCTGGACGCCCTGCACACCCAGGAGGCCTGGCGCACCACCCAGGGCGACGGCGTCGTCGTCGCCGTCCTGGACACCGGGGTCGACGCCGACCACCCCGACCTCGCCGGCAACGTCCTCGAGGGCAAGGACCTGGTCGGCTTCGGCGCCGAATCCGGCGACCGCGCCTGGGCCCGGCACGGCACCGCCATGGCGGGCATCGTCGCCGGTCACGGACACGGCCCCGGGAACGCCGAGGGTGTCCTGGGTATCGCGCCCGGAGCGAAGATCCTCCCCGTCCGGGTGATCCTGGAGGACGGTGACCCGTCCCGCGCCGAGGCCCGCCGCACCCGCGGCAACGCCCTCGCCGAGGGCATCCGCTGGGCCGCCGACCACGGCGCCGACGTCATCAACCTCTCCCTGGGTGACGACTCGGCCTCCGCGCACCCCGAGTCCGGCGAGGACGAGGCCATCCAGTACGCCCTCCGCAAAGGCGTGGCCGTCGTCGCCTCCGCCGGGAACGGCGGGGAGAAGGGCGACCGCGTCTCCTACCCGGCCGCCTACCCCGGCGTCATCGCCGTCACCGCCGTCGACCGCTACGGCACCCGCGCCCCGTTCTCCACCCGGCGCTGGTACGCCACGGTCAGCGCCCCGGGCGTCGACGTGATCATCGCCGACCCCGACCGCAAGTACTACGAGGGCTGGGGAACCAGCGCCGCCGCGGCGTTCGTCTCCGGCGCCGTCGCCCTGGTCAGGGCGGCCCACCCGGACCTGACCCCGGCCCAGCTCAAGAGCCTGCTGGAGGACACCGCCCGCAACGCCCCCGCCGACGGCCGCGACGACTCCCGCGGCTTCGGCTTCGTCGACCCGGCCGCCGCCATCGAGGCCGCGGCCCGGCTGAAGCCCGAGGGCCTGAAACCGGTGGCCCACGGCGACAAGCACTTCGGCCCCGGCCCCGAGACCGCCGAATCCGACGGCGACACCGCCGACTGGGCCGCACCCCTGGCGGGCGGCGCGGGCGGTGTCCTGCTGGTCGCCACGGTCGTCCTGTGGCGCGGCCGCCGCACGAGCCGAGAGGACGTCTAG
- a CDS encoding SseB family protein, which yields MANKNIPDPAYSDDDGSADPRLSAALAAWAEDGNAVTPVLEALKGTRLLVPVVAVLGEVEEDERGLRREKTSDMAVPTLKAGHRTALPAFTSTDSLARWDPQARPVAVPLHQALQAAAHEKADTVVLDLAGPVPFELTGPLLLALAEGRTTTDPLADPAVTEALRAVVAAEPAVLRAHLGPGQADGTLALVLDPAAPVAEAARSVARRLAADETLRARLVRGLDLAVLPAEATPPGEPFYVRP from the coding sequence GTGGCGAACAAGAACATTCCCGACCCGGCCTACAGCGACGACGACGGCTCCGCCGACCCCCGGCTGAGCGCGGCACTCGCCGCGTGGGCCGAGGACGGCAACGCCGTCACCCCGGTACTCGAAGCGCTCAAGGGCACCCGGCTGCTGGTCCCCGTGGTGGCCGTGCTCGGCGAGGTCGAGGAGGACGAGCGGGGGCTGCGCCGCGAGAAGACCAGCGACATGGCCGTCCCCACCCTGAAGGCGGGCCACCGCACCGCGCTGCCCGCGTTCACCTCCACCGACTCGCTCGCCCGCTGGGACCCGCAGGCCCGCCCCGTCGCCGTACCGCTGCACCAGGCCCTGCAGGCCGCCGCGCACGAGAAGGCCGACACGGTCGTACTGGACCTGGCCGGGCCCGTGCCCTTCGAGCTGACCGGGCCGCTGCTGCTCGCGCTCGCCGAGGGGCGTACGACGACCGACCCGCTGGCCGACCCCGCGGTCACCGAAGCCCTGCGCGCGGTCGTCGCCGCGGAGCCCGCCGTGCTGCGCGCCCACCTCGGGCCGGGGCAGGCCGACGGCACCCTCGCCCTGGTTCTCGACCCCGCCGCGCCCGTGGCCGAGGCGGCCAGGTCCGTGGCACGACGCCTCGCCGCCGACGAGACACTGAGGGCCCGCCTGGTGCGCGGCCTCGACCTGGCAGTACTGCCGGCCGAGGCGACGCCGCCGGGCGAGCCCTTCTACGTACGCCCCTGA
- a CDS encoding DUF1844 domain-containing protein, with the protein MSETSPSDTPESTDSPDFDAMTRDIAEVPAVEVIVTVAVNLMSAAAVKLGLTEEGDQHKDLDEARKLVHALAGLLDASATEISSFHAAPLRDGLKSLQLAFREASLVPDEPGQGPGEKYTGPLYV; encoded by the coding sequence ATGAGTGAGACCTCCCCCTCGGACACCCCCGAGAGCACCGACAGCCCCGACTTCGACGCCATGACCCGGGACATCGCCGAGGTCCCGGCGGTCGAGGTGATCGTGACCGTCGCCGTCAACCTGATGAGCGCCGCCGCGGTGAAGCTCGGACTGACCGAGGAGGGCGACCAGCACAAGGACCTGGACGAGGCCCGCAAACTGGTGCACGCGCTGGCCGGCCTCCTGGACGCGTCCGCGACCGAGATCAGCTCCTTCCACGCGGCGCCGCTGCGTGACGGCCTGAAGTCGCTCCAGCTGGCGTTCCGCGAGGCCTCGCTCGTCCCGGACGAGCCGGGGCAGGGCCCGGGCGAGAAGTACACGGGCCCGCTCTACGTCTGA
- the infC gene encoding translation initiation factor IF-3 — MSAEPRINDRIRVPEVRLVGPSGEQVGIVPLAKALELAQEYDLDLVEVAANARPPVCKLMDYGKFKYESAMKAREARKNQAHTVIKEMKLRPKIDPHDYDTKKGHVVRFLKQGDKVKITIMFRGREQSRPELGYRLLQRLAEDVQDLGFIESNPKQDGRNMIMVLGPHKKKTEAMAEARQAQEARKADAKAHPGRSQNAAEGDHDDHDVETHDDHDVETEAPAQAAAEA; from the coding sequence ATCAGCGCCGAGCCCCGCATCAACGACCGGATTCGCGTTCCCGAGGTGCGACTTGTCGGTCCCAGTGGCGAGCAGGTGGGCATCGTCCCGCTGGCCAAGGCACTGGAGCTTGCGCAGGAGTACGACCTGGACCTGGTCGAGGTCGCGGCGAACGCCCGCCCGCCCGTGTGCAAGCTCATGGACTACGGGAAGTTCAAGTACGAGTCGGCCATGAAGGCCCGTGAGGCGCGCAAGAACCAGGCGCACACGGTCATCAAGGAGATGAAGCTCCGGCCGAAGATCGACCCGCACGACTACGACACCAAGAAGGGTCACGTCGTCCGGTTCCTCAAGCAGGGCGACAAGGTCAAGATCACGATCATGTTCCGTGGTCGCGAGCAGTCCCGGCCCGAGCTGGGCTACCGACTGCTGCAGCGGCTCGCGGAGGACGTCCAGGACCTCGGGTTCATCGAGTCGAACCCGAAGCAGGACGGCCGGAACATGATCATGGTTCTCGGTCCGCACAAGAAGAAGACCGAGGCGATGGCCGAGGCCCGCCAGGCGCAGGAAGCCCGAAAGGCGGACGCGAAGGCCCACCCCGGCCGCTCGCAGAACGCCGCGGAGGGTGACCACGACGACCACGACGTGGAAACCCACGACGACCACGACGTGGAAACCGAAGCGCCGGCCCAGGCCGCCGCCGAGGCGTGA
- the rpmI gene encoding 50S ribosomal protein L35 yields MPKNKTHSGARKRFKVTGSGKVLRERAGKRHLLEHKSSRVTRRLTGNAEMAPGDAKKIKKLLGK; encoded by the coding sequence ATGCCGAAGAACAAGACGCACAGCGGTGCCCGCAAGCGCTTCAAGGTCACCGGCTCCGGCAAGGTGCTCCGCGAGCGCGCCGGCAAGCGCCACCTGCTCGAGCACAAGTCGTCCCGTGTGACGCGTCGCCTCACCGGCAACGCCGAGATGGCCCCGGGCGACGCCAAGAAGATCAAGAAGCTTCTCGGCAAGTGA
- the rplT gene encoding 50S ribosomal protein L20, protein MARVKRAVNAHKKRRAILEQASGYRGQRSRLYRKAKEQVTHSLVYNYNDRKKRKGDFRQLWIQRINAAARANGITYNRFIQGLKAANVEVDRKILAELAVNDATAFAALVEVAQKALPSDVNAPKAA, encoded by the coding sequence GTGGCACGCGTCAAGCGGGCAGTCAACGCCCACAAGAAGCGCCGGGCGATTCTCGAGCAGGCCTCCGGCTACCGCGGTCAGCGTTCGCGCCTGTACCGCAAGGCCAAGGAGCAGGTCACCCACTCGCTGGTCTACAACTACAACGACCGCAAGAAGCGCAAGGGTGACTTCCGCCAGCTGTGGATCCAGCGCATCAACGCCGCTGCCCGCGCGAACGGCATCACGTACAACCGCTTCATCCAGGGTCTGAAGGCCGCGAACGTCGAGGTCGACCGCAAGATCCTGGCCGAGCTGGCCGTGAACGACGCCACCGCCTTCGCCGCGCTCGTCGAGGTCGCGCAGAAGGCGCTGCCGTCCGACGTGAACGCGCCCAAGGCCGCGTGA
- a CDS encoding TrmH family RNA methyltransferase, translating into MPPATPELISSRSPRVSAARRLAKRNFRGKERLFLAEGPQAVREAAVHRATAGRDGVHRPTGATTLVELFATPEAAERYADIIGAARDAGARVHLAPEQVIADISTTVTPQGLVGVCHFLDTPFEEILAARPRLVAVLAHVRDPGNAGTVLRCADAAGAEAVVLTDASVDLYNPKAVRASVGSLFHLPVAVGVPVERAVAALRDTGVRVLAADGAGDRDLDDELDRRTMGGPTAWLFGNEAWGLPEETRALADAVVRVPIHGKAESLNLATAAAVCLYASARAQRAAGGCRSVTES; encoded by the coding sequence ATGCCCCCCGCCACCCCCGAGTTGATCTCCTCCCGCTCGCCCCGCGTGTCCGCCGCGCGGCGGCTGGCCAAGCGGAACTTCCGGGGCAAGGAGCGGCTGTTCCTCGCCGAGGGGCCGCAGGCCGTACGAGAGGCCGCCGTGCACCGGGCCACGGCCGGCCGGGACGGCGTCCACCGGCCCACCGGCGCCACCACGCTCGTCGAACTGTTCGCCACGCCGGAGGCCGCCGAGCGGTACGCCGACATCATCGGCGCCGCGCGGGACGCCGGCGCCCGCGTCCACCTCGCCCCCGAGCAGGTCATCGCCGACATCTCCACCACGGTCACCCCGCAGGGCCTCGTCGGGGTGTGCCACTTCCTGGACACCCCCTTCGAGGAGATCCTCGCCGCCCGGCCCCGGCTCGTCGCCGTCCTCGCGCACGTGCGCGACCCCGGCAACGCGGGCACCGTACTGCGGTGCGCCGACGCGGCCGGCGCCGAGGCCGTCGTCCTGACCGACGCCTCCGTCGACCTGTACAACCCCAAGGCCGTACGCGCCTCCGTCGGGTCGCTGTTCCACCTGCCCGTCGCCGTGGGCGTCCCCGTCGAGCGAGCCGTGGCCGCCCTCAGGGACACCGGGGTACGGGTGCTGGCGGCGGACGGCGCGGGCGACCGCGACCTCGACGACGAACTCGACCGGCGCACCATGGGCGGGCCGACCGCCTGGCTCTTCGGCAACGAGGCGTGGGGCCTCCCCGAGGAGACCCGCGCGCTCGCCGACGCCGTCGTCCGCGTCCCGATCCACGGAAAGGCCGAGAGTCTGAACCTCGCCACCGCCGCCGCCGTATGTCTCTACGCGTCGGCGCGTGCACAGCGCGCCGCCGGAGGGTGCCGCTCCGTCACCGAGAGCTAG
- a CDS encoding sensor histidine kinase, translated as MTVGTSSAPGAPEAAHPPAPRSAGPAELGIDPDQLPDGLVVADEHGRVICFNTAAARITAVPAEQALGQRLDAALPLEDLEGRRWWQLTDPYGGLAIRVSQPERNLLLPGGREVLVSARYVRTRPTGPVHRVVVSLRDTEARRRTERSHAELIAIVAHELRSPLTSVKGFTATLLAKWERFTDEQKQLMLETVDADADRVTRLIAELLDISRIDSGRLEVRRQPVDIGTAVGRHIQAYVAAGQPADRFLLRIQHPLPALWADPDKVDQVLSNLLENAVRHGEGTVTIDITPSASPRDRENGEHAATSVTVSDEGPGIPEESMNRVFTRFWRGSKRGGTGLGLYIVKGIVEAHGGTITVGRARGGGAELRFTLPVAAPAYLT; from the coding sequence ATGACCGTCGGCACGAGCAGCGCACCGGGAGCACCGGAAGCGGCGCACCCGCCCGCGCCCCGGTCCGCCGGCCCCGCCGAGCTCGGCATCGATCCCGACCAGCTGCCCGACGGACTCGTCGTCGCCGACGAGCACGGCAGGGTGATCTGCTTCAACACGGCGGCCGCCCGGATCACCGCCGTCCCCGCCGAGCAGGCCCTCGGGCAACGCCTCGACGCGGCCCTGCCGTTGGAGGACCTGGAGGGTCGGCGCTGGTGGCAGCTGACCGACCCCTACGGCGGTCTCGCCATCCGGGTGAGTCAGCCCGAGCGCAATCTGCTGCTGCCCGGCGGCCGGGAGGTCCTCGTCTCGGCACGCTACGTCCGCACCCGCCCCACCGGCCCGGTCCACCGGGTCGTGGTCTCCCTGCGCGACACCGAGGCCCGGCGCCGCACCGAACGCAGCCACGCCGAACTGATCGCCATCGTCGCCCATGAACTGCGCTCCCCGCTCACCTCCGTCAAGGGGTTCACCGCCACCCTGCTCGCGAAGTGGGAGCGCTTCACCGACGAGCAGAAACAGCTGATGCTGGAGACCGTCGACGCCGACGCCGACCGCGTCACCCGGCTCATCGCCGAACTCCTCGACATCTCCCGCATCGACTCCGGGCGCCTCGAGGTGCGCCGCCAGCCCGTCGACATCGGCACGGCCGTCGGACGGCACATCCAGGCGTACGTCGCCGCCGGACAGCCCGCCGACCGGTTCCTGCTGCGGATCCAGCACCCCCTGCCCGCCCTGTGGGCCGACCCCGACAAGGTCGACCAGGTGCTCAGCAACCTGCTGGAAAATGCCGTGCGCCACGGCGAGGGAACCGTCACCATCGACATCACGCCCTCGGCGTCCCCCCGGGACCGGGAGAACGGCGAGCACGCGGCCACGTCGGTCACCGTGAGCGACGAGGGGCCCGGCATCCCGGAGGAGTCCATGAACCGCGTCTTCACCCGCTTCTGGCGGGGCAGCAAGCGCGGCGGCACCGGCCTCGGGCTCTACATCGTGAAGGGCATCGTCGAGGCCCACGGCGGCACCATCACCGTCGGCCGCGCCCGCGGCGGCGGCGCGGAACTCCGATTTACGTTGCCCGTGGCGGCCCCGGCGTATCTCACCTAG